In one Anabrus simplex isolate iqAnaSimp1 chromosome 9, ASM4041472v1, whole genome shotgun sequence genomic region, the following are encoded:
- the LOC136880854 gene encoding multiple inositol polyphosphate phosphatase 1-like has translation MKEGCQFEKIWMMVRHGTRNPNSKIIHKMRERLPQLRDLILENSPQGGEIGLCEEDMKALRSWTNELEDMDEKMLTASGEEEMIELAERFQARFPDLFPESYSNSTFLFRYTATQRTSASARAFTVGLFGRKMSYRVWYPPAVKRDPVLRFYKLCKRWKEQVRDNPEALSEQKKFEAGSEMQRTLINVSGRLNLNFTLSLEDVRLMYLTCAFETAWYRWKKSPWCAAFSEENFKVLEFAEDLNSYWVDGYGYNLTYEQACPAVTDMATHIIPVLSKQDTPRTVVYFTHSGTLLKILSRLGLYKDTDMLKHSLYQSLHSRLWRVSKIDTFGTNLAFILYKCDDGYHVLTMHQEEIVRIPGCEEHQELCPLDLFSKSIQDYIDGCNFELLCYS, from the coding sequence ATGAAAGAAGGGTGTCAGTTTGAAAAGATATGGATGATGGTTCGCCATGGAACTAGAAATCCGAACTCGAAAATAATCCACAAGATGAGGGAGCGTTTGCCGCAACTGAGAGATTTAATTCTCGAAAATTCACCTCAGGGAGGAGAAATTGGTTTGTGTGAGGAAGATATGAAGGCATTAAGATCATGGACAAACGAACTGGAGGACATGGATGAGAAAATGCTTACAGCTTCAGGAGAAGAAGAAATGATAGAACTTGCAGAACGTTTCCAGGCGCGTTTTCCAGACCTTTTCCCTGAAAGCTATTCCAATTCAACTTTCTTGTTCCGTTATACAGCCACTCAACGTACCTCTGCTAGTGCCAGAGCTTTCACTGTGGGCTTATTCGGAAGGAAAATGAGCTATCGAGTATGGTATCCCCCAGCTGTGAAGAGAGATCCTGTCTTGAGGTTTTACAAACTATGTAAGCGATGGAAGGAACAAGTTCGTGATAATCCAGAAGCTTTGAGCGAGCAAAAGAAATTTGAAGCAGGTTCTGAAATGCAACGGACGCTGATAAATGTTAGTGGGCGTTTGAACCTGAACTTTACATTATCTCTGGAAGATGTACGACTCATGTACTTAACGTGTGCTTTTGAAACTGCTTGGTATCGCTGGAAGAAATCTCCCTGGTGTGCAGcattttcagaagaaaatttcaAGGTTCTTGAGTTTGCTGAGGACTTAAATTCTTACTGGGTTGACGGATATGGTTATAACCTCACCTACGAACAAGCGTGTCCTGCTGTTACAGACATGGCAACACATATTATACCAGTTTTGTCCAAACAAGATACACCACGAACAGTAGTTTATTTTACTCACTCGGGAACGCTCTTAAAGATTCTATCACGTTTGGGACTTTATAAAGACACCGACATGCTAAAACACAGTCTCTACCAATCCCTTCATTCACGGTTATGGAGAGTCAGCAAGATAGATACATTTGGCACAAACTTGGCCTTTATATTatataaatgtgatgatggatatCATGTTCTCACGATGCATCAAGAAGAAATAGTGCGTATTCCTGGGTGCGAAGAACATCAAGAACTTTGCCCTCTGGATTTATTTTCTAAAAGTATCCAAGACTATATTGATGGGTGCAATTTCGAATTACTGTGTTATTCCTGA